The window GCGGCACGGCGAGACAGCCCTGTCGGTCGACAAGCGCTTCTCCGGCATTGGTGATGCGCCGTTGACCGGGACCGGCCGGGCGCAGGCCGCGGCGGCCGCCGCGCGGCTGGCCGGCAGTGGAGCCGTCGCGGTCGTGAGCAGCCCGCTGCAGCGGGCCCGCTCGACCGCCGAGCTGGTCGCCGCGGCGCTCGGTGTCGAGGTCGCCGTGGAGCCGGGCCTGCGGGAGACCGACTTCGGCGACTGGGAGGGCCACACCTTCGCCGAGGTCCAGGCGAAGTGGCCGCGGGAGCTGGCCGCCTGGCTGGCCGACACCGCGGTCCCGCCGCCGTTCGGGGAGAGTTTCGACCAGACCGCGACGCGTGTCCGGCAGGCCCGCGACCGGGTGCTGGCGGCGTACGGCGGGCGGACGGTCGTGCTGGTCAGTCACGTCACACCGATCAAGACGCTGCTCCGCCTCGCGCTGGACGCACCGCCGGCCGCGCTCTACCGGATGCACCTGGACCTGGCGAGCGTGTCGCAGGTGCAGTGGTTCGCCGACGGGCCGGCCGTGGTGCGCTCGATGAACGACACGGGTCACCTGGCGCAGTGACCTGCCCCTGACCGCTCCCTCGTTCGCGGCTTCTCGTTCTCGGTGCTCTCGTTCTCGGTGCTCTCGTTTTCGGTGCCGCCAGCGGCGCCGTTCGGCGCGCCGGTTGCACCGAGAACCGCGGAAGGATCAGGCACTGGCCTATCCTCGAGGAGGGGCGAGTCGGCCGGACGGTCGCGGCAGGGAGACCTGTCGAGGAAAGTCCGGGCTCCACAGGGCAGGGTGATCGGTAACACCGACCCGGGGTGACCCGCGGGACAGTGCCACAGAAAACAGACCGCCAGTGTCCGCACTGGTAAGGGTGAAACGGTGGGGTAAGAGCCCACCAGCGCCCGGGGTGACCCGGGCGGCTCGGCAAACCCCACCCGGAGCAAGGTCAAGAGGGAGTCCTCCGGGACTCCTGCGCAGGCGCTCGAGGGCGGCCCGCCCGATGCCTGCGGGTAGACCGCACGAGGCCACCGGCAACGGTGGTCCCAGATGGATGACCGTCGGCGTCACTTCGGTGGCGACCACAGAACCCGGCTTACAGGTCGACTCGTCCCGCCTACTTATCCACAGGTCGCCGTACGTGCCCGACACGCCTGCTGACCTGCAGTAATCACGTTTTGTAGTTGACCGGCAACATCTCCTGTTGACCCCCTGTGGCCGGACTCTCACGGCCCAGAGACGGCCCAGGCGATCTTGAACCGGGCTCCGCTGGGGGCCTCTCGTGGACTCGCCGAGACGGGCCGGGACCGGATGCGCGGGCCGACGTCGGACAGGAGTGCGAGACTGGCGCGGCGATGACGGACGTGGCGCTGCTCGAGCGCGAGATGTACGCCGAGGCCGAGGCGGCCCGGCTGCTCAACGTTGCCCAGAGCACGCTGCACTACTGGCTCGAGGGCAAGACCGGGCGAGGCGGCAAGGTGCACCGCCCCGTGATCCGTCAGGAGCCCAAGGGCACCGGCGCCGCGGTCACCTGGGCGGAGTTCGTGGAGGCCGGCTTGCTGCGTCAGTACCGCCGCGAGCTCAAGGTTCCGCTGCCCGAGCTCCGTGCCTTCATCGGCCTGCTTCGCGAGCGGTTCGACGTTCCCTACCCACTGGCCGACCGGCGCCCGTACGCCAGCGGCAAAGCGCTGGTGCTGGAAGCGCAGGAGCAGGCCGGCTTGCCTGGCGAGCTGTGGCTTGTCACGGTGGCCGGCGGACAACTGCTGCTCACACCACCGTCGGAGTCGTTCCTGCGGCGCGTCCGCTGGGAGGGCGAGGTCGCCACCGGGTGGCGGCCGCACGAGGACCAGGACTCTGTCGTTCTCATCGACCCGGCCGTCCGGTTCGGCCGACCTGCCGTCGGGGGCATCAGCACCGAGGTGATCTGGGAGCACTCAGAGGACGGCGAGGATGACGACGAGATTGCCGAGGTCTACGGCCTGACGCCGCGCGATGTCGCCTGGGCGCTGGCATACGAGAAGCCACGACGGGCTGAGGCGAGGCAGCGCATCGCGTGAGCGCCGCCAAGCCGGCGGTCGTGCGCTTCTACCTCGACGCCGACGTCCTCGGCCTGCCATGTCGTCGCCGCGCTCCGCAACGACGTGACGTACCCAGGAGACCCAGGCGCGATCATCAAGAGGCGACAGCGCCCTCCTTGCCCCGTCACGGACCCGGCCACAAGGGACGACGTCTGGATCCCGGAGGTCGCCTCACGCGGCTGGCTCATCCTCACGCGGGACAGCCG of the Mycobacteriales bacterium genome contains:
- a CDS encoding bifunctional RNase H/acid phosphatase, yielding MSRRLVVEADGGSRGNPGPAGYGAVVRDAVTGEVLAERAAGLGTATNNVAEYGGLIAGLTAALELDPAEVEVRMDSKLVVEQMSGRWQVKHPSMKPLAREAASLVQRLPRVRFSWIPRAQNSHADRLANEAMDAAARGEVWRVGGDSGPADAADAWLAEHEPTASLAATGPAPNRLHGWMDPAAPPTTTLLLRHGETALSVDKRFSGIGDAPLTGTGRAQAAAAAARLAGSGAVAVVSSPLQRARSTAELVAAALGVEVAVEPGLRETDFGDWEGHTFAEVQAKWPRELAAWLADTAVPPPFGESFDQTATRVRQARDRVLAAYGGRTVVLVSHVTPIKTLLRLALDAPPAALYRMHLDLASVSQVQWFADGPAVVRSMNDTGHLAQ
- a CDS encoding DUF433 domain-containing protein; amino-acid sequence: MTDVALLEREMYAEAEAARLLNVAQSTLHYWLEGKTGRGGKVHRPVIRQEPKGTGAAVTWAEFVEAGLLRQYRRELKVPLPELRAFIGLLRERFDVPYPLADRRPYASGKALVLEAQEQAGLPGELWLVTVAGGQLLLTPPSESFLRRVRWEGEVATGWRPHEDQDSVVLIDPAVRFGRPAVGGISTEVIWEHSEDGEDDDEIAEVYGLTPRDVAWALAYEKPRRAEARQRIA